A window of Polaribacter litorisediminis contains these coding sequences:
- a CDS encoding bifunctional riboflavin kinase/FAD synthetase: MKIINNITNFSSTEQTFVTIGTFDGVHFGHQQIIKKLVAEAKKANKKSVVLTFFPHPRMVLQKDASIELINTIDERASLLEKTGLDYLIIHPFSKEFSRMSALEFVRDLLVNQLNISKLIIGYDHHFGKNREGNIKQLTEYSHLYDFKVEEIPAQDIDSVSVSSTKIRRALHDGKLKTANNYLGYHFMLQGTVVNGKKLGGKIGYPTANIDIKETYKLIPKTGVYVVKSIIDNKIVYGMMNIGSRPTLNGGYQTIEVHFFDFNQDLYHQNLTIELLYFLRDEHKFDSIASLVHQLKKDEEIARAYLVKNLES, translated from the coding sequence TTGAAAATAATAAATAATATAACTAATTTTTCTTCTACAGAACAAACCTTTGTGACGATTGGTACTTTTGATGGTGTGCATTTTGGGCATCAACAAATTATAAAAAAATTAGTTGCTGAAGCTAAAAAAGCAAACAAAAAATCGGTAGTACTTACTTTTTTTCCGCATCCTAGAATGGTGTTGCAAAAAGATGCTTCAATCGAGTTGATTAATACCATTGATGAACGTGCTAGTTTGTTAGAAAAAACGGGGTTAGATTATTTAATTATTCATCCTTTTAGCAAAGAATTTTCTAGAATGTCTGCCTTAGAGTTTGTGAGAGATCTTTTAGTAAACCAATTAAATATATCAAAATTGATTATTGGTTACGATCATCATTTTGGAAAAAATAGAGAAGGTAATATTAAGCAACTGACAGAATATAGTCATCTATATGATTTTAAAGTGGAAGAAATACCCGCACAAGACATAGACAGTGTTTCTGTAAGCTCTACAAAAATTAGACGTGCTTTGCATGACGGAAAGCTTAAAACTGCCAACAATTATTTAGGCTATCATTTTATGCTGCAAGGTACCGTTGTAAATGGCAAAAAACTAGGAGGTAAAATTGGTTACCCAACAGCCAATATTGATATAAAAGAAACTTATAAATTAATTCCTAAAACGGGCGTTTATGTTGTAAAATCTATAATTGATAACAAAATAGTTTATGGGATGATGAATATTGGGAGTAGACCCACTTTAAATGGAGGTTATCAAACTATTGAAGTTCATTTTTTTGATTTTAATCAAGATTTATACCATCAGAATTTAACCATTGAACTTCTTTACTTTTTGAGAGATGAACATAAATTTGATTCTATAGCTTCGTTAGTTCATCAACTTAAAAAAGATGAAGAAATTGCTAGAGCTTATCTTGTTAAAAATTTAGAGTCTTAA
- a CDS encoding penicillin acylase family protein, producing the protein MKKTLLYLAAIFLFLLISISIYVLNINNYQREGKITIALNDHPIKIHRDNNGIAYVIAQNKADAIRGQGFILAQDRLFQIEFYRALIKGEAASLVGSSMLQSDIKMRVLNLVGNAKRSYQYLDAETKKMLDWYCEGFNEYLKVGKDEFPVELSLLGIKPTPLTPQDIISVTHFVGLFHSQNLEDEVLSLNLAASMDKASELLPLSINLDRTKELKITTDSISLAFSSQTHKLFHQLENPMVSYPKLGSNNWAISGKKSQSGKPILSNDPHVDARILPGLFYPIGLFCPEFKAVGIATPGIPGLISGRNEFVSFGVTNAYGDSQDLFIEDVEGAFYMQEENKIPFTKRKETIKVKDSANVEIEIRHTKRGPVISDFDVFNILTDDVVSLRWSLAETKSNSMGLERILETKNVFEFREALKGMDNMFFNYAIADVEGNIAHQATGLVPVRRNKTGEVPSKANQQDNWLGFIPKDSLPHMINPERGWIGTANNDTRPDDYPYYYSNHFSPYYRYQRITELLSENKKFNAQDIWQMIFDVKNMQAEALTPLFVAALETEETTKDIAAILKKWNYKDGINEVGASVYNVLYNELLYLVLNDELPDELEDMYWENVYYWNQKVDGFITSENAFIDNIDTPQKETLSELIVEAGLKTKQLLTERLGANQNDWTWGKIHTIHFVSPIKKEGFGSGLLGAELLPKAGSNQTLNRGGFIKNIEHKFETSWFSSFRMVADMNDKEKMIGILSGGSAARIFHPYYKSQLEKWKTGEYIPYWISKEKVIEYSEFQLILE; encoded by the coding sequence ATGAAAAAAACACTGCTTTATCTGGCTGCAATATTTCTTTTTTTACTAATTAGTATTTCAATATATGTACTAAACATAAACAACTACCAAAGAGAAGGAAAAATCACAATAGCGCTAAATGATCATCCTATAAAAATACATCGCGACAATAATGGTATTGCATACGTAATAGCGCAAAATAAAGCAGATGCAATTCGTGGGCAAGGCTTTATTTTGGCACAAGATCGTTTGTTTCAAATAGAATTTTACCGTGCTTTGATAAAAGGAGAAGCTGCGAGTTTAGTGGGTAGTTCTATGTTGCAATCAGACATAAAAATGCGTGTACTTAATTTGGTAGGCAATGCTAAAAGAAGTTATCAATACTTAGATGCCGAAACAAAAAAAATGTTAGATTGGTATTGTGAAGGGTTTAATGAATATTTAAAAGTGGGCAAAGATGAGTTCCCTGTTGAATTAAGTTTGTTAGGTATAAAGCCAACTCCATTAACACCACAAGACATTATTTCAGTTACACATTTTGTTGGTTTGTTTCATAGTCAAAATTTAGAAGATGAAGTTTTAAGTTTAAATCTAGCTGCAAGCATGGACAAAGCTTCAGAGCTTCTTCCACTTTCTATTAATTTAGATAGAACTAAGGAATTAAAAATTACAACAGATTCTATATCCTTGGCATTTTCATCTCAAACACATAAATTATTTCATCAACTTGAAAATCCTATGGTATCCTATCCAAAATTAGGTTCCAATAATTGGGCTATTTCAGGAAAAAAATCACAATCAGGAAAGCCTATATTATCAAATGATCCTCATGTTGATGCCAGAATACTTCCTGGTCTTTTTTATCCTATTGGATTATTTTGCCCGGAATTTAAAGCTGTTGGTATTGCTACACCAGGAATTCCTGGATTAATTTCAGGCAGAAATGAATTCGTTTCATTTGGCGTTACTAATGCTTACGGAGACAGTCAAGATTTATTTATTGAAGATGTCGAAGGTGCTTTTTACATGCAAGAAGAAAATAAAATTCCCTTTACTAAAAGAAAAGAAACCATCAAAGTTAAAGATAGTGCCAATGTTGAAATAGAAATTCGCCATACAAAAAGAGGTCCTGTTATTTCCGACTTTGATGTATTTAATATTCTAACAGATGATGTTGTAAGTTTACGATGGTCTTTAGCAGAAACTAAAAGTAATTCTATGGGTTTAGAGCGTATATTAGAAACTAAAAACGTTTTTGAATTTAGAGAAGCGCTAAAAGGCATGGACAATATGTTTTTTAATTATGCCATTGCAGATGTAGAAGGAAATATTGCACATCAAGCCACAGGGTTGGTTCCTGTAAGACGCAATAAAACAGGCGAAGTGCCTTCTAAAGCAAATCAACAAGATAATTGGTTAGGTTTTATTCCTAAAGATTCATTACCACACATGATAAACCCAGAAAGAGGTTGGATTGGCACAGCCAATAATGATACGCGTCCAGATGATTATCCTTATTATTATTCTAATCATTTCTCTCCATATTATAGATACCAAAGAATTACAGAACTATTATCAGAAAATAAAAAATTCAACGCTCAAGATATATGGCAAATGATTTTTGACGTAAAAAATATGCAAGCAGAGGCTTTAACGCCATTATTTGTTGCTGCTTTAGAAACAGAAGAAACCACTAAAGATATTGCAGCAATTTTAAAAAAATGGAACTATAAAGATGGTATTAATGAAGTTGGTGCATCTGTATACAACGTCTTATATAATGAACTTTTATATTTAGTTTTAAATGATGAATTGCCTGATGAGCTTGAAGATATGTATTGGGAAAACGTCTATTATTGGAATCAGAAGGTAGATGGATTTATAACATCAGAAAATGCTTTTATTGATAATATTGATACGCCACAAAAGGAAACACTTTCAGAACTAATTGTTGAGGCCGGACTTAAAACAAAACAACTTTTAACGGAAAGATTGGGTGCCAATCAAAATGATTGGACGTGGGGTAAAATACACACCATACATTTTGTGAGTCCTATTAAAAAAGAAGGTTTTGGAAGCGGTTTACTAGGTGCAGAGCTGCTACCTAAAGCCGGTTCTAACCAAACACTTAATAGAGGTGGTTTTATAAAAAATATAGAACATAAATTTGAAACAAGTTGGTTCAGTTCTTTTAGAATGGTAGCGGACATGAATGATAAAGAAAAAATGATTGGTATTTTATCCGGCGGAAGTGCAGCAAGAATTTTTCATCCATATTACAAATCGCAATTAGAAAAATGGAAAACGGGCGAATATATACCGTATTGGATTTCTAAAGAAAAGGTTATAGAATACTCAGAATTTCAATTGATTTTAGAATAG
- a CDS encoding TonB-dependent receptor gives MIKNLLLVAFIAFSSLAMVSQTTITGTVKDAKTGETLPGANIKISRKSVGTTTDFDGNFVLEVSDTPPFTIEISMLGYKMEEIEITKNNQKVSAVLTENETSLDEIVVSASRTPERIMESPVTIERMDARAIKNTSSPSFYDGLENLKGVDINTSSLTFKSVNTRGFATFANTRFMQLVDGMDNSSPALNFAIGNLLGMSELDVSTVELLPGAASALYGANAFNGIMFMTSRSPFDDAGISFSMKGGITSQEAAGNNEFYDLSLRLAHQFSDKFAAKATISYLEGTEWFATDTRNTRNGEYAPGDRSLNDYDGLNVYGDEVATSLGGAIGRVSRTGYEERDLMKDYQAKSLKVNAALHYRPFGDDRLEVILNSKFGTGNTIYQGANRYNIRNFFLGQTKLEVKGKNFFIRGYVTTEDAKDSYDSRFAAININRRWKSDQEWFTQYAGAYLVSGSHAFARSTADTGRLIPGTPGFQAAFDDVTSDPDLITGARFQDQTKLYHSDINYNFQDVIDWAEFQVGASYRLYSLNSNGSIFTDNDGPIDYDEYGVYTQMQKKFLEDDRLKFTASVRYDKAQNFDGNFSPRVSLAYAAGENKNDNFRASFQKGFRNPTTQDQYIGLNAGAAILVGSAPDNLDRFTSAPINVSTAGQAFVGGATTTLSGRLAYENSFSASSVQNGAPAKSSSPLVRPEEVTAFELGYRGLINAGESRITVDLSGYYNSYDGFISGKNVLVPFYGTVGDNSLSLLALQNGDFQAFQTYTNTIADINSYGASIGLNTKIFNGFDFGVSYTYARFEFDEASDPDFEAGFNTPENKVKIQFGKTDLFENFGFNVNLRWQDEFLWESTFLDATVDARTVLDAQINYSVPSWKSVFKLGGANLGGQEYFSAPGVGAVGSQFYLSWTINN, from the coding sequence ATGATAAAAAATTTATTACTAGTTGCGTTTATAGCCTTTAGTAGCCTAGCAATGGTATCGCAAACCACCATTACGGGTACGGTTAAAGATGCAAAAACGGGAGAAACACTTCCTGGAGCCAACATTAAAATTTCTAGAAAATCAGTAGGAACAACTACAGATTTTGACGGTAATTTTGTTTTAGAAGTGTCAGATACTCCACCTTTTACCATAGAAATTTCTATGCTAGGGTATAAAATGGAAGAGATAGAGATTACAAAAAATAATCAAAAAGTATCGGCTGTGTTAACAGAAAATGAAACCTCTTTAGATGAAATTGTAGTATCCGCATCTAGAACTCCAGAACGTATTATGGAGTCTCCTGTAACTATTGAAAGAATGGATGCTAGAGCTATTAAAAACACTTCTTCACCTTCGTTTTATGATGGTTTGGAAAATTTAAAAGGTGTAGATATCAACACCAGTAGTTTAACATTTAAATCTGTAAACACAAGAGGTTTTGCTACGTTTGCAAATACACGTTTTATGCAATTGGTAGATGGCATGGACAATTCATCACCAGCATTAAACTTTGCTATTGGTAACCTTTTAGGAATGTCTGAATTAGATGTGTCTACCGTAGAATTACTTCCGGGTGCGGCATCAGCATTATATGGTGCAAATGCCTTTAATGGTATTATGTTTATGACAAGTAGAAGTCCTTTTGATGATGCGGGAATAAGTTTTTCAATGAAAGGAGGTATTACAAGTCAAGAGGCTGCTGGAAACAATGAATTTTATGACTTAAGCCTTAGATTAGCGCATCAATTTTCTGATAAATTTGCTGCAAAAGCAACTATTTCTTATTTAGAAGGAACAGAATGGTTTGCAACAGATACTAGAAACACTAGAAACGGAGAATATGCTCCTGGAGATAGATCTTTAAACGATTATGATGGTTTAAATGTTTATGGAGATGAAGTTGCTACTAGTTTAGGAGGGGCAATAGGTAGAGTTAGTAGAACTGGTTATGAGGAAAGAGATTTAATGAAAGATTATCAAGCAAAAAGTTTAAAGGTAAATGCAGCGTTGCATTATCGCCCTTTTGGAGATGATCGTTTAGAAGTAATTTTAAATTCTAAGTTTGGTACGGGTAACACTATTTACCAAGGAGCTAATAGGTATAATATTAGAAATTTCTTCCTTGGACAAACCAAATTAGAAGTAAAAGGGAAAAACTTTTTTATAAGAGGTTATGTAACTACGGAAGATGCTAAAGATTCTTACGATTCTCGTTTTGCGGCTATTAACATTAACAGAAGGTGGAAGTCTGACCAAGAATGGTTTACTCAATATGCCGGTGCTTATTTAGTTTCTGGTTCTCATGCTTTTGCAAGATCAACTGCAGATACTGGTCGTTTAATTCCTGGAACACCAGGTTTTCAAGCTGCTTTTGATGATGTTACTTCAGACCCAGATTTAATTACGGGTGCTAGATTTCAAGATCAAACAAAACTATATCATTCAGATATCAACTATAATTTTCAAGATGTTATAGATTGGGCAGAATTTCAAGTGGGTGCTTCTTATAGATTGTATTCTTTAAATTCTAATGGAAGTATTTTTACAGATAACGATGGTCCTATTGATTATGATGAATATGGGGTTTACACACAAATGCAGAAGAAATTTTTAGAAGATGATCGTTTAAAGTTTACTGCTTCAGTTCGTTATGACAAAGCACAAAACTTTGATGGAAATTTCTCTCCAAGAGTTTCTTTAGCGTACGCAGCTGGAGAAAATAAAAATGATAATTTTAGAGCTTCTTTTCAAAAAGGTTTTAGAAACCCAACTACACAAGATCAATATATTGGATTAAATGCAGGTGCTGCCATATTAGTTGGTTCTGCACCAGACAATTTAGATAGATTTACAAGTGCTCCTATAAATGTAAGTACAGCTGGGCAAGCATTCGTTGGCGGTGCTACGACTACTTTATCTGGTAGATTAGCTTATGAAAATTCTTTTTCAGCAAGTTCAGTGCAAAATGGTGCTCCAGCAAAATCTAGCTCTCCTTTAGTAAGACCAGAAGAAGTGACTGCTTTTGAATTAGGATATAGAGGTTTAATTAATGCTGGGGAGTCTAGAATTACAGTAGATTTAAGTGGTTACTACAACAGTTATGATGGTTTTATTTCTGGTAAAAACGTATTAGTACCTTTCTATGGAACCGTAGGTGATAATAGTTTATCTCTTTTAGCACTTCAAAATGGTGATTTTCAGGCATTCCAAACATACACAAATACCATTGCAGATATTAATTCTTACGGTGCTTCTATCGGTTTAAATACGAAGATATTTAATGGTTTCGACTTTGGAGTAAGTTATACCTATGCTAGATTTGAGTTTGATGAAGCCTCTGATCCAGATTTTGAAGCTGGTTTTAACACACCAGAAAACAAAGTTAAAATACAATTTGGTAAAACAGATTTATTTGAAAACTTCGGATTTAATGTAAATTTAAGATGGCAAGATGAATTTTTATGGGAATCTACTTTCTTAGATGCCACTGTAGATGCTAGAACTGTATTAGATGCACAAATTAACTATAGTGTTCCTAGTTGGAAGTCTGTATTTAAATTAGGAGGCGCAAATTTAGGTGGGCAAGAATATTTTAGTGCACCAGGTGTTGGTGCTGTAGGATCTCAATTCTATCTTTCTTGGACAATTAATAACTAA
- the serS gene encoding serine--tRNA ligase — MLQVQFIRENKNIVLEGLAKRNFANAEAIIEQVLTADENRRATQVALDTTLAESNKISKEIGGFFKSGEIQKANLLKEKTGQLKEKSKELSESLVAFANELQALLYQIPNIPHSSVKAGTSAEDNENIFSEGAIPDLGDHALPHWELAKKYDIIDFELGTKITGAGFPVYKGKGARLQRALINYFLDKNTEAGYTEVQVPHLVNEESATCTGQLPDKEGQMYHVTEDDLYLIPTAEVPITNMFRGNLLQESAFPICCTGYTPCFRREAGSYGAHVRGLNRLHQFDKVEIVRIEHPEKSYEALDGMVEHIKNILRELKLPYRILRLCGGDTGFTAALTFDFELFSTAQDRWLEISSASNFETFQANRLKLRFKNAEGKSEFAHTLNGSSLALPRVLAGILENYQTEDGIKIPDVLIPYCGFDMIK, encoded by the coding sequence ATGTTACAAGTACAGTTTATTAGAGAAAATAAAAACATCGTTTTAGAAGGTTTAGCAAAACGTAATTTCGCAAACGCTGAAGCCATTATTGAGCAAGTGTTAACGGCTGATGAAAATAGAAGAGCTACTCAGGTTGCGTTAGATACTACCTTGGCAGAATCTAATAAAATATCTAAAGAAATTGGTGGTTTTTTTAAATCTGGAGAAATACAAAAAGCAAATCTTCTTAAAGAAAAAACTGGGCAGCTAAAAGAGAAATCTAAAGAGCTTTCTGAAAGTTTAGTTGCTTTTGCAAATGAATTGCAAGCGCTTTTATATCAAATTCCTAATATTCCGCATAGCTCTGTAAAAGCAGGAACTTCTGCCGAAGATAATGAGAACATTTTTAGCGAAGGGGCGATTCCTGATTTAGGAGACCATGCACTTCCGCATTGGGAATTGGCAAAGAAATATGACATCATAGATTTCGAATTAGGAACTAAAATTACGGGTGCAGGTTTTCCGGTTTATAAAGGTAAAGGAGCAAGATTACAGCGTGCATTAATTAATTATTTTTTAGATAAAAACACGGAAGCCGGTTATACTGAAGTTCAAGTTCCGCATTTGGTCAATGAAGAATCTGCTACTTGTACAGGTCAATTGCCAGACAAAGAAGGGCAAATGTATCATGTAACAGAAGATGATTTATATTTAATACCTACCGCAGAAGTGCCAATTACAAACATGTTTCGGGGTAATTTATTACAAGAATCAGCCTTTCCTATTTGTTGTACGGGCTATACACCTTGTTTTAGAAGAGAAGCAGGAAGTTATGGAGCGCATGTTCGTGGTTTAAACAGGTTGCATCAATTTGATAAGGTAGAAATTGTACGCATAGAACATCCGGAGAAGTCTTACGAGGCTTTAGACGGCATGGTAGAACACATTAAAAATATTTTAAGAGAATTAAAACTACCCTACAGAATTTTGCGTTTGTGCGGTGGTGATACTGGTTTTACGGCTGCACTTACATTCGATTTTGAATTGTTTTCTACCGCTCAAGATCGATGGTTAGAAATTAGTTCTGCATCAAACTTTGAAACCTTTCAGGCGAATAGATTAAAACTTCGTTTTAAAAATGCCGAAGGAAAAAGTGAATTTGCGCATACGTTAAATGGAAGCTCTTTAGCTTTGCCGAGAGTTTTGGCCGGAATTTTAGAAAACTATCAAACAGAAGACGGAATTAAAATTCCAGATGTTTTAATTCCTTATTGTGGGTTTGACATGATAAAATAG
- a CDS encoding G-D-S-L family lipolytic protein has protein sequence MKNYKYIGLFLLSLGLVSCDVDNTLPEIQAEAIPEVALNTNGLDFSSYVSVGASFTAGYTDGAMFKAAQENSFPNILAGKFGTNFNQPLMNDNIGGLVFNGTAVQPPRFYFDGAGPARLSATPTTQLGVPASGGPFNNFGAPGAKSFHLGFPGYGQLNPYFGRMASSPTATVMGDALARNPTFFTLSEIGGNDVLGYALSGGSGVDQTGNFDPSTYGGNDITDPNVFADVFSGMVTALTANGAKGVVANVPYITDLANFTTVPYNPVPLDAGTAAAVNGAYAAYNGGLQQAYAALNQVAPGLFTEEELNKRLINFSEGQNPVVIIDEYLTDLGAINPAFAALPQFRQTTADDLLVLAGASFIGTLADPSNPASVRGVAVALGDQWVITPQEQTAIKNATDAYNTTIAAVAGANPNVALVDFKGVLSEASTGITFDNYNMNTGLVTGGLISLDGVHLTGRGYALMANKILEAMDAEFGSNFTSATNGLAKADDYPTNYSPTLQ, from the coding sequence ATGAAAAATTATAAATATATAGGTTTGTTTCTTTTATCATTAGGCCTTGTTTCTTGTGATGTAGATAACACCTTACCTGAAATACAAGCTGAAGCAATTCCCGAAGTTGCATTAAATACAAACGGATTAGATTTTTCTAGTTACGTTTCTGTCGGAGCTTCTTTTACAGCAGGTTATACTGATGGAGCTATGTTTAAAGCAGCTCAAGAAAATTCTTTTCCAAACATTTTGGCAGGCAAATTTGGTACAAATTTTAACCAACCTTTAATGAATGACAATATTGGAGGATTAGTTTTTAACGGAACAGCTGTGCAACCACCAAGATTTTATTTTGATGGAGCAGGACCTGCAAGGTTATCTGCAACCCCAACTACACAATTAGGCGTGCCTGCTTCAGGTGGACCCTTTAATAATTTTGGAGCTCCGGGTGCAAAAAGTTTTCATTTAGGATTTCCTGGTTATGGGCAATTAAATCCTTACTTTGGTAGAATGGCTTCGAGCCCAACAGCTACCGTTATGGGAGATGCGTTGGCACGAAACCCAACGTTTTTTACCTTATCAGAAATTGGAGGAAATGATGTTTTAGGGTATGCACTTTCTGGAGGTTCAGGAGTAGATCAAACGGGTAATTTTGATCCATCAACCTACGGAGGTAATGATATTACAGACCCTAATGTTTTTGCCGATGTTTTTAGCGGTATGGTTACTGCTTTAACTGCAAACGGAGCAAAAGGAGTAGTGGCTAATGTACCTTACATTACAGATTTAGCCAATTTTACGACAGTACCTTATAACCCTGTGCCGTTAGATGCAGGAACAGCAGCAGCTGTTAATGGTGCATACGCTGCTTATAATGGAGGTTTACAACAGGCTTATGCAGCTTTAAACCAAGTAGCTCCAGGATTATTTACAGAGGAAGAACTGAATAAGAGATTAATTAACTTTTCAGAAGGTCAAAATCCAGTAGTAATTATTGATGAATATTTAACAGATTTAGGAGCTATAAATCCAGCTTTTGCTGCCTTACCTCAATTTAGACAAACTACAGCTGATGATTTGTTAGTGCTGGCAGGTGCAAGCTTTATAGGTACTCTAGCAGATCCTAGTAATCCTGCTTCGGTTAGAGGTGTTGCAGTAGCTTTAGGTGATCAATGGGTAATAACACCACAAGAACAAACGGCAATTAAAAATGCTACGGATGCATACAATACTACGATAGCTGCAGTAGCAGGCGCAAATCCAAATGTTGCTTTAGTAGACTTTAAAGGGGTTTTATCAGAAGCGTCTACGGGTATTACTTTTGACAACTACAATATGAATACTGGTTTGGTTACTGGCGGTTTAATAAGTTTAGACGGTGTACATTTAACAGGTAGAGGTTATGCTTTAATGGCGAATAAGATATTAGAAGCCATGGATGCTGAATTTGGTTCTAACTTTACTTCTGCTACAAATGGTTTAGCTAAAGCTGACGATTACCCTACTAACTATTCGCCTACATTACAATAG
- a CDS encoding aminotransferase class V-fold PLP-dependent enzyme, translating to MMNVDKIRADFPILKRTVHGKPLVYFDNAATSQTPQIVIDTIVDYYSNYNANIHRGVHTLSQEATDKYEQARIKIQQHFNAKEAYEIILTAGTTHSINIVASGFSSLLKKGDELIVSALEHHSNIVPWQMLCEKTGAILKVIPMNEEGALDMQTYHKLLNKNTKLVFCNHVSNALGTVNPIEEIINAAHKVGAAVLIDGAQATPHIKPDVQKLDADFYVASAHKLCGPTGVGMLYGKKEWLEKLPPYQGGGEMIATVSFEKTTYAGLPHKFEAGTPNICGGIAFGTAIDYMNTIGFDAIAAYENELLKYGTEELLKIEGLKIYGTTNEKTAVISFNIDGIHPYDIGAILDKLGIAVRTGHHCAQPIMDYYKIPGTVRASFSFYNTKEEIAMFIAGLKRAKMMLS from the coding sequence ATGATGAATGTTGATAAAATTCGCGCTGATTTTCCAATCCTTAAAAGAACTGTTCACGGAAAACCTTTAGTCTATTTCGATAATGCTGCTACTTCACAAACGCCTCAAATTGTTATTGATACGATTGTAGATTATTATAGCAATTACAACGCAAACATTCACAGGGGCGTTCATACTTTAAGTCAAGAAGCTACTGATAAATACGAACAAGCTCGTATTAAAATCCAACAACATTTTAATGCAAAAGAAGCGTATGAAATTATTTTAACAGCCGGAACTACACATAGCATCAATATTGTAGCTTCTGGATTTTCATCACTTTTAAAGAAAGGTGATGAGTTGATTGTTTCCGCTTTAGAACATCATTCAAACATTGTTCCTTGGCAAATGCTCTGCGAAAAAACAGGGGCTATTTTAAAAGTGATCCCGATGAATGAAGAAGGTGCCTTAGACATGCAAACTTACCATAAATTGTTAAATAAAAATACCAAATTAGTTTTCTGTAATCATGTTTCAAATGCCTTAGGAACGGTAAATCCTATTGAAGAAATTATCAATGCTGCTCATAAAGTTGGTGCTGCTGTTTTAATTGATGGAGCACAAGCAACACCTCATATAAAACCTGATGTTCAAAAATTAGATGCAGATTTTTATGTGGCCTCTGCCCATAAATTATGTGGCCCAACAGGCGTTGGCATGTTATATGGAAAAAAAGAATGGTTAGAAAAATTACCTCCTTATCAAGGTGGAGGAGAAATGATTGCTACGGTATCTTTTGAAAAAACAACGTATGCTGGTTTGCCTCATAAATTTGAAGCAGGAACGCCTAATATTTGTGGAGGAATCGCTTTTGGAACCGCCATAGACTACATGAACACTATTGGATTTGATGCAATTGCTGCATATGAAAATGAGCTTTTAAAATACGGTACAGAAGAGCTTCTAAAAATTGAAGGGTTAAAAATCTACGGAACCACCAATGAAAAAACTGCGGTTATTTCTTTTAATATCGATGGAATTCATCCTTATGATATTGGTGCTATTCTAGATAAATTAGGTATTGCTGTAAGAACAGGGCATCATTGTGCACAACCTATTATGGATTATTATAAAATTCCAGGTACTGTAAGAGCCTCTTTTTCATTTTACAATACCAAAGAAGAAATCGCTATGTTTATTGCTGGTTTAAAACGAGCAAAAATGATGCTTTCTTAG